The Halococcus hamelinensis 100A6 genome window below encodes:
- a CDS encoding PGF-CTERM sorting domain-containing protein, with the protein MTTRRTVLIIAVALLTGLAGAATVSGPAAALNASSSAPFPHSPGTTVDSFPVSVTVQQGDAIAQNGMGSMTLNYAASDGFDGNLGNVSSSDVSVYVSNGTGVEPVTAYQVSKQGNGRLALDFQQPVGVQPGDRIIADVGNVTTPSSSDSYAIGVSTTGADGGTDGPVPVSYEVVAANISFPNQSASQFAANQSVNITGVVPNAGYVAVFKQNDDGSRGELVGNTRPILATYDDRNYSVNLGGRVTQSQPLEAVVYYETSGTTQTERLNGSFDPDQDAVVTNNGVPANATGYVTTLVASGRLTAGEEYRQGERLLFAGEPGTSYRVNAIDNGSIGGIQSQFQTAANGSTTIDTADLGEGQYIVTRIDDGSVVGLDNDSTTSLQDDSFFVTGETVSTATSIDADAGTSGNASGGASTEAAGGNASGEGNGSAGNESGGSGAGGPGFGPVVAVVALLGAALIAARRTR; encoded by the coding sequence ATGACGACGCGGCGTACCGTACTCATCATCGCAGTGGCACTGCTCACCGGACTGGCCGGTGCGGCGACCGTCAGCGGGCCGGCGGCCGCGCTTAACGCGAGCTCCTCCGCTCCGTTCCCGCACTCGCCGGGCACCACCGTCGACTCCTTCCCGGTGTCGGTCACCGTCCAGCAGGGCGACGCCATCGCCCAGAACGGGATGGGGTCGATGACGCTCAACTACGCGGCGAGCGACGGATTCGACGGCAACCTCGGCAACGTGAGTTCGAGCGACGTCTCGGTCTACGTCTCGAACGGCACGGGCGTCGAGCCGGTGACCGCGTATCAGGTCTCGAAACAGGGTAACGGACGGCTGGCGCTTGACTTCCAGCAGCCGGTGGGGGTCCAGCCCGGCGACCGGATCATCGCCGACGTCGGCAACGTGACGACGCCCTCCTCGTCCGATAGCTACGCCATCGGGGTCTCGACGACCGGGGCCGACGGCGGAACCGACGGCCCGGTGCCGGTCAGCTACGAGGTGGTCGCCGCCAACATCTCCTTCCCGAACCAGAGCGCCTCGCAGTTCGCCGCGAACCAGTCGGTCAACATCACCGGCGTGGTGCCGAACGCAGGCTACGTCGCCGTCTTCAAGCAGAACGACGACGGCTCGCGCGGGGAGCTGGTCGGCAACACCCGGCCGATCCTCGCGACGTACGACGACCGCAACTACTCGGTGAACCTCGGTGGCCGGGTCACACAGAGCCAGCCGCTCGAAGCGGTGGTCTACTACGAGACGAGCGGCACCACCCAGACCGAGCGGCTCAACGGGAGCTTCGATCCGGACCAGGACGCCGTGGTCACGAACAACGGCGTGCCGGCGAACGCCACCGGCTACGTCACGACGCTCGTCGCGAGCGGCCGGCTCACCGCCGGCGAGGAGTACCGACAGGGTGAACGGCTCCTGTTCGCCGGGGAGCCCGGTACGAGCTACCGCGTCAACGCGATCGACAACGGGAGCATCGGCGGTATCCAGAGCCAGTTCCAGACCGCGGCCAACGGCTCCACGACGATCGACACCGCCGACCTCGGCGAGGGCCAGTACATCGTCACTCGAATCGACGACGGCTCGGTCGTGGGACTCGACAACGACAGTACCACCAGCCTCCAGGACGACAGCTTCTTCGTGACGGGTGAGACCGTCTCGACGGCCACCAGCATCGACGCGGACGCCGGAACGAGCGGGAACGCGAGCGGCGGCGCGTCGACGGAGGCCGCCGGCGGGAACGCTAGCGGCGAGGGTAACGGCAGCGCGGGCAACGAGAGCGGCGGCAGCGGTGCGGGCGGTCCCGGCTTCGGGCCCGTGGTCGCGGTCGTCGCGCTCCTCGGCGCGGCCCTCATCGCGGCCCGGCGTACGCGCTGA